A portion of the Paenibacillus hamazuiensis genome contains these proteins:
- a CDS encoding RNA polymerase sigma factor — protein sequence MDDSELRQMIADVLKGDTEKFEFIVEHFQKPIFRYCYHMLGSDAEAKDSGQEVFLKASRHLHKYSRDLPETGGGIKQGLRDDAGGAF from the coding sequence GTGGATGATTCCGAACTGCGTCAGATGATCGCTGACGTCTTGAAGGGGGATACCGAAAAATTCGAGTTTATCGTGGAGCACTTCCAAAAACCGATTTTTCGCTACTGCTATCACATGCTGGGCAGCGATGCCGAAGCCAAAGATAGCGGACAAGAAGTATTTTTGAAGGCATCTCGCCATCTGCACAAGTACAGTCGCGATCTGCCGGAAACAGGCGGAGGAATCAAACAAGGATTACGCGATGATGCCGGTGGAGCTTTCTGA
- a CDS encoding ATP-binding protein: MSRWDFEKDGFVNLDGEWMFYPDELLTSDDFQSGKAARLSASYANIPNFWFGGDVTDRASQAKLGTYRLVVKISNSKENYGFRVSDVQMAHRLFVNGILLGHAGNPAPDVQSYKSGSTPYSTYTRMESGEMEVILQVANLYSPNTGGFRDLQFGLQTDILRADHIWFAVEVTGLFILLLFGAYHISIFTLRPKDKAYLFSSLYFLTLLMLIMGDGNKLILQLLPGISNEWVLKLAYFGGFSNIAVLGCFLHYLDVKLLTRSRLLLLVFPIGVYLAAVLVFPFDVYSKLGNIPWYYLTFLVVFYLYRAIRLYLKQDGQIDRKETALLIGVILAMVSIRFISWFYRISWVDSDMGRRVAFICIIVFMNLLIAVRLAHATRRTEQLTEELIVRDKLKDEFLANTSHELKTPLHGIQNMASYLLDGKAGELTGSQRSELTLIQDTSIKLTALVNDLLDVVRLKHGDLQLERSVVDLRVAAETTFQVLEFELAGKDVRWENRIAPGMYAWADENRVRQVLYNLIHNAIKHTKIGRIEISAAAADDRVTVWVEDTGIGIPQESHESIFGYFERSDGVAANDGYTGMGLGLYISRQLMEKMNGTIRVERSEPGHGTRMAFTLPLAESPSDESLHLFRSLEIRRSALPAGLTQFDIVDPSRTNTVLLVDDEASNIRILLKLLGDEYNVLTAFSAKEALLKLNAHPSVDLVILDVMMPEISGIDLCRTIRETRSVIDLPILFSTVKNALYDIELCFRAGGNDFIAKPFDPKTLSARVRTLISMKTSMDQAIRSELAFLQAQIKPHFLYNAISSIISFCYTDGEKAAYLLSMLSRYLRTVFQRDLLSLYVPLSAELELIQAYVEIEKARFGDRLNFQLFQDAGLESVTVPSLTIQPLVENAIRHGLFEKEGIGTVSLSITEGDGYFRFDIADDGVGMADDLLYLLRAGERPTGSGIGLTNVRKRLAALPGASVTIDSALEKGTRVTVYLPKREVEAAAAGSKAASEAFGDKGEKR, from the coding sequence TTGAGCCGGTGGGATTTTGAGAAAGACGGCTTCGTCAATCTTGACGGGGAATGGATGTTCTATCCGGACGAGCTTCTTACTTCGGATGATTTTCAAAGCGGAAAAGCAGCCCGGTTATCGGCCTCCTATGCCAATATTCCAAATTTCTGGTTCGGAGGGGATGTTACGGATCGCGCCAGCCAAGCGAAGCTGGGGACCTATCGGCTGGTGGTCAAGATAAGCAATAGCAAAGAGAACTACGGCTTCCGGGTGTCGGATGTACAAATGGCCCACCGTCTGTTCGTGAACGGGATTTTGCTCGGGCATGCAGGGAACCCGGCACCGGACGTACAAAGCTATAAATCCGGGAGCACGCCGTATTCCACTTATACCCGTATGGAAAGCGGCGAAATGGAAGTCATCCTGCAAGTGGCCAATTTATATTCGCCGAATACCGGGGGATTCAGGGACCTTCAATTCGGGCTGCAGACGGACATCCTTCGGGCGGATCATATTTGGTTTGCCGTGGAGGTTACCGGCCTGTTCATTCTATTGCTGTTCGGAGCTTACCATATCAGCATTTTCACGCTGCGGCCGAAGGATAAGGCCTATCTCTTCAGTTCGCTGTATTTCCTGACTTTACTGATGCTGATCATGGGAGACGGGAACAAGCTTATCCTCCAGCTCCTTCCGGGCATTTCCAACGAATGGGTTCTGAAGCTTGCCTATTTCGGCGGATTTTCCAACATTGCGGTGCTCGGTTGTTTCCTGCACTATCTGGATGTCAAGCTGCTGACGCGCAGCCGCCTGCTTCTGCTTGTATTTCCGATCGGAGTATATTTGGCGGCGGTGCTGGTCTTTCCCTTTGATGTTTACTCGAAGCTGGGAAATATCCCATGGTATTACCTGACGTTTCTTGTCGTTTTTTACCTTTACCGGGCAATCCGGCTGTACCTTAAACAGGACGGGCAAATCGACCGCAAAGAGACGGCTTTGCTGATCGGGGTTATTCTCGCCATGGTGTCGATTCGGTTTATCAGTTGGTTTTACAGGATCAGCTGGGTCGATTCGGATATGGGCCGCCGCGTTGCGTTCATCTGTATCATCGTGTTCATGAACCTGCTGATTGCTGTACGTCTGGCACACGCCACGAGAAGAACGGAACAGTTGACGGAGGAACTGATCGTTCGGGACAAGTTAAAGGACGAATTTTTGGCAAATACGTCGCATGAATTGAAAACGCCGCTGCATGGCATTCAAAATATGGCTTCTTATTTGCTGGACGGAAAGGCGGGGGAGCTGACCGGAAGCCAACGTTCCGAGCTTACGCTTATTCAGGATACATCGATCAAGCTTACCGCTCTTGTCAACGATCTTCTGGATGTCGTCCGATTGAAACATGGGGATTTGCAGCTGGAACGGTCGGTTGTAGATCTTCGTGTGGCCGCCGAGACGACGTTTCAAGTGCTCGAATTCGAGCTGGCCGGGAAGGATGTGCGCTGGGAAAACCGGATCGCGCCGGGAATGTATGCATGGGCCGATGAGAATCGGGTTCGTCAAGTATTGTACAACTTGATTCATAATGCGATTAAACATACGAAAATCGGGCGGATCGAAATAAGCGCCGCGGCGGCGGACGACCGGGTTACCGTTTGGGTCGAGGATACCGGCATCGGGATTCCGCAGGAAAGCCACGAATCGATTTTCGGTTACTTCGAGCGGTCGGATGGGGTCGCAGCGAACGACGGTTATACAGGGATGGGACTGGGTCTTTACATTAGCCGACAGCTCATGGAAAAAATGAACGGCACGATTCGCGTGGAACGGTCCGAGCCGGGGCACGGCACAAGGATGGCATTTACCCTTCCGCTCGCGGAAAGTCCCTCGGACGAATCGTTACACCTTTTTCGGTCCCTTGAAATACGCAGATCCGCTTTGCCGGCAGGACTTACGCAATTCGATATTGTGGATCCGTCACGTACGAATACCGTTCTGCTTGTCGATGACGAGGCGTCCAATATACGGATATTGCTGAAGCTGCTGGGCGACGAGTACAACGTGCTGACGGCTTTTTCCGCCAAAGAAGCGCTTCTCAAGCTGAATGCCCATCCTTCCGTCGATTTGGTCATCCTAGACGTGATGATGCCGGAAATATCGGGCATAGATCTGTGCCGGACCATAAGGGAAACGCGCTCCGTCATCGATCTTCCCATTTTGTTTTCCACCGTGAAAAATGCTTTGTACGATATTGAGCTTTGTTTCCGGGCGGGCGGGAACGACTTTATAGCCAAGCCGTTTGATCCGAAAACGCTGTCGGCGAGGGTAAGGACGCTCATATCGATGAAAACATCGATGGACCAGGCGATTCGCAGCGAACTGGCATTTCTGCAAGCGCAGATCAAGCCTCACTTTTTGTACAACGCGATCAGCAGCATCATTTCCTTCTGTTACACGGACGGTGAGAAAGCCGCCTATTTGCTGTCCATGCTGAGCCGCTATTTGCGCACGGTGTTCCAGCGGGATTTACTGTCGCTGTATGTGCCTCTAAGCGCCGAGCTTGAGCTTATTCAAGCTTATGTGGAAATCGAGAAAGCGCGGTTTGGAGACCGCTTGAATTTTCAATTGTTTCAGGATGCAGGTCTCGAATCGGTCACCGTTCCTTCCCTAACGATTCAACCGCTCGTTGAAAATGCAATCCGGCACGGATTATTTGAAAAAGAAGGAATCGGGACCGTGAGCTTATCGATCACGGAGGGTGACGGCTATTTTCGATTCGATATAGCGGATGACGGTGTAGGGATGGCGGATGATTTGCTTTATCTGCTCAGAGCCGGCGAACGCCCGACCGGCTCCGGAATCGGACTGACCAACGTCCGTAAACGGCTGGCTGCCTTGCCCGGAGCGAGCGTGACCATCGATTCCGCTTTGGAAAAAGGAACCCGCGTGACGGTTTATTTGCCGAAGCGGGAGGTTGAGGCAGCGGCCGCCGGCTCTAAAGCGGCAAGCGAAGCATTCGGAGACAAGGGGGAAAAGCGTTGA
- a CDS encoding cadherin-like beta sandwich domain-containing protein — translation MLLLFACAFFGFVHEAKGATGNTTGNDSDKLKELQFTAYNQSMNPADYQVGNLNPAFDPDVLSYTLDLPSRLDRLNIKATAMNPVSQIMILANGSAMTGTTAALEGGRNTFQFQVNSGRGAIRTYTIYVNRVSPSGLAYYDSSKDMSDQQMEEGQKFCIPYSVIGSNLTNFNVAGSPKWSFQWLDRECGQDAYSYFDPNATGMITLDLFFLEQRTESYCSYDRWGNCTRYWNTYYVTVQKTMKLGIAPINDPPIVRTLQDVKMKGNEPSLDLPIAVTDIDTARENIQITVDSSNTALVPKDWLIVSDLGQAWNLRIQPTPGQKGSSVITVTAFDGESSASSSFTVTVDDALNIPPVVNDTDQWISKEKTLHFQEDDFVSLYSDEDGDPLQQVRITRLPEHGELLLKGASVTLQQEIARAELSHLAYKPAVGWNGIDSFSWRGSDGKEYSGAAVYTIGTDINVLKELRIVINSPTLNPADDRTVPLDHAFNPDVPVYSFDLSSQFAQLDITATALDSASQITMTVNGTPATGTTIALANGRNTIGLQVNSGRGDVKTYTIYANRVSPSGLAYYDSSKTMSDQQMEEGQKFCIPYSVMGSNLSTFNVAGSPKWSFQSLDRECGQNAYSYFDPNANGTITLDLSFLEQRTESYCSYDRWGNCVLYWNTYYVTVQKPVKLNIASVNDPPIKSADLTDLKVNGITVTGFVYDNIGPYHVSIPNQLSWVDITYTKSDNYASVAIQGDAYLSVGENTVTVTVTAEDGTKKVYTIIVNREEASGNADLSGLTLSSGELSPAFGPGTTAYTAAVPNSVTSITVTASVYDSKSTMTVNGNVVASGEPSGAIHLNVGNNTITIVVTAQNGTTKTYKVTVTRAAEEGGNTGPELSSNADLNGLTLSSGELSPSYASGTTAYTATVPNSVTSFTVTASVYDSKSTMTVNGNVVASGEPSGAIHLNVGNNTITIVVTAQNGTTKTYTVTVTRAAEEGGNTGPELSSNADLSSLTLSSGELSPAFVPGTTAYTAAVPNSVTSITVTASVYDNKATMTVNGNAVASGEPSGAIHLNVGNNTITIVVTAQNSTTKTYKVTVTRAAEEGGNTGPELSSNADLNGLTLSSGELSPAFVPGTTAYTAAVPNSVTSFTVTASVYDSKATMTVNGNAVASGEPSGAIHLNVGNNAITIVVTAQNSTTKTYKVTVTRAAEEGGNTGPELSSNADLNGLTLSSGELSPAFVPGTTAYTATVPNSVTSFTVTASVYDSKATMTVNGNAVASGVPSGAIHLNVGNNAITIVVTAQNSTTKTYKVTVTRAAEEGGNTGPELSSNADLNGVTLSSGELSPAFVPGTTAYTAAVPNSILSLTVTAIVYDSKSTMTVNGNAVASGEPSGAIHLNVGNNTITIVVTAQNGTTKTYKVTVTRAAEEGGNTGPELSSNADLSGLALSSGELSPAFVPGTTAYTAAVPNSVTSFTVTASVYDSKATMTVNGNAVASGEPSGAVHLQVGSNPIVIVVTAQNGTTKTYKVTVTRAAEEGGNTGPELSSNADLSGLTMSSGELSPAFVPGTIVYTAMVPNSVSSLTVTASVYDSKSTMTVNGNAVASGVPSDAVHLQVGSNPIVIVVTAQNGTTKTYKVTVTRAAEEGGNTGPELSSNADLSGLTMSSGELSPAFVPGTIVYTAMVPNSVSSLTVTASAQDSGATITVNGNTVASGEPSGAIYLNAGNNAITIAVTAQNGAGKTYTINVTRASSSRSPSSPSSNQSTPINTNAVSIDGVLTDAPVTKEMTDDGQAVTKVTIDADKLAKILVSGQNSVIAIEVNNTDPVVKVELPASALLDAASKKPGVIVQIKVDGASYSLPVSALKNVPKDTVVTVIISKVSGKTNDDVNAAAAKLGVKPLLGNPVDFKVSFSGKDVTDFNGKYVDRTLILKSAADFQKATAVWIDASNKLHFIPSSFSDNTVTIHSSHNSIYTVIQSDKAFADLEGHWAKADVEMLANKLVVEGAADNTFAPDNNITRAEFAALLVRSLGLLEENPVHPLTDVNEGDWYAGAVGAAQKAGLISGYEEGDFKPNASITREEMVAMIARALKVGGIEVKTDAKALDRFADKSGIADWAKDAAAQMLAANIVQGMTNTTFAAKENATRAQSASLLKRMLQYMHFIN, via the coding sequence ATGCTGCTCCTTTTCGCGTGCGCCTTTTTCGGGTTTGTTCATGAGGCGAAAGGGGCCACGGGTAACACTACGGGGAATGATAGCGATAAATTGAAAGAATTGCAGTTTACCGCCTATAACCAGAGCATGAATCCCGCGGATTACCAGGTCGGCAATCTCAATCCCGCTTTTGACCCGGATGTTTTATCATATACGCTTGATCTGCCCAGCCGTCTCGACCGGCTGAATATTAAGGCCACAGCCATGAACCCGGTATCGCAGATCATGATACTGGCTAATGGTTCCGCTATGACCGGGACTACGGCAGCTCTTGAGGGCGGAAGAAACACCTTTCAATTTCAGGTGAATTCAGGCAGAGGCGCGATCCGGACGTATACGATCTACGTGAATCGGGTGTCACCTTCCGGCCTTGCATACTACGATTCCTCCAAAGACATGTCCGATCAACAAATGGAGGAGGGTCAAAAGTTTTGCATTCCGTATTCGGTGATCGGAAGCAACTTAACCAACTTCAACGTTGCCGGGTCTCCCAAATGGTCGTTTCAGTGGTTGGACAGGGAATGCGGACAGGATGCTTACAGCTACTTCGATCCAAATGCTACCGGCATGATAACGCTTGATTTGTTTTTCCTGGAACAAAGAACGGAAAGCTATTGTTCGTACGACAGGTGGGGCAATTGCACCCGTTATTGGAATACTTATTACGTGACGGTTCAGAAAACCATGAAGCTGGGAATCGCCCCCATTAACGACCCGCCAATCGTCAGGACATTGCAGGATGTTAAAATGAAAGGGAACGAACCGTCGCTGGATCTCCCCATTGCCGTGACGGACATTGACACCGCCAGGGAAAACATACAAATCACAGTCGATTCCAGCAATACCGCACTAGTCCCAAAAGATTGGCTCATCGTCAGCGACTTGGGGCAAGCATGGAATCTGCGCATCCAGCCGACGCCGGGGCAAAAGGGCAGCTCGGTTATTACCGTAACGGCTTTCGATGGGGAATCGTCAGCTTCCTCTTCGTTTACGGTAACGGTCGATGATGCACTCAATATTCCGCCGGTTGTAAACGACACTGACCAATGGATCTCTAAGGAAAAAACGTTGCATTTCCAGGAAGACGATTTCGTCAGCTTGTATTCGGATGAGGACGGCGATCCGCTTCAACAAGTTCGGATCACGAGACTGCCGGAGCACGGAGAGCTGCTGCTTAAAGGCGCGTCAGTGACCTTGCAGCAGGAAATCGCAAGGGCGGAACTTTCTCACCTTGCATATAAACCGGCCGTAGGCTGGAACGGTATTGATTCTTTTTCCTGGAGAGGATCTGACGGAAAAGAATATTCCGGGGCCGCGGTGTACACTATCGGGACAGACATCAATGTGCTGAAGGAATTGCGGATCGTCATTAATAGTCCGACCCTTAATCCCGCAGATGACCGGACCGTCCCTCTCGATCACGCTTTTAATCCGGATGTACCGGTCTATTCGTTCGATTTGTCCAGCCAGTTCGCCCAACTGGATATCACCGCTACAGCTTTGGATTCGGCTTCACAAATCACGATGACGGTCAATGGTACCCCTGCGACTGGTACTACGATAGCTCTTGCGAATGGGAGAAATACCATTGGGCTGCAAGTGAACTCAGGCAGAGGCGATGTCAAAACGTATACGATCTATGCGAATCGGGTGTCTCCTTCCGGTCTTGCATACTATGATTCCTCTAAAACGATGTCCGATCAACAAATGGAGGAAGGCCAAAAGTTTTGCATCCCGTATTCTGTAATGGGAAGCAACTTAAGCACCTTCAACGTTGCCGGGTCTCCCAAATGGTCGTTTCAGTCGTTGGACAGGGAATGCGGACAGAACGCTTACAGCTATTTCGATCCAAATGCTAACGGCACGATAACGCTTGATTTGTCATTCTTAGAGCAAAGAACGGAAAGCTATTGTTCGTACGACAGGTGGGGCAATTGCGTCCTTTATTGGAATACTTATTATGTGACGGTTCAGAAACCGGTGAAGCTGAACATCGCGTCCGTTAACGACCCGCCGATCAAGAGTGCCGATTTGACGGATCTTAAGGTAAACGGGATAACCGTCACAGGATTCGTTTATGACAATATCGGTCCTTATCACGTGAGCATCCCTAACCAATTAAGTTGGGTCGACATAACCTATACGAAATCGGACAACTATGCGAGTGTCGCGATACAGGGTGATGCGTATTTGTCCGTTGGAGAGAACACCGTTACGGTGACAGTGACTGCAGAGGATGGGACGAAGAAGGTTTACACCATCATAGTTAACCGGGAAGAAGCGAGCGGCAACGCGGATTTGAGCGGCTTAACGCTGTCGAGCGGTGAACTGAGTCCGGCATTTGGACCGGGGACAACCGCGTACACGGCTGCGGTGCCAAACTCCGTAACAAGCATTACCGTAACGGCAAGCGTGTACGATAGCAAATCGACGATGACCGTTAATGGGAATGTTGTGGCAAGCGGCGAGCCGAGTGGTGCGATCCACCTTAATGTAGGAAACAATACTATTACGATTGTAGTGACGGCGCAGAACGGCACAACGAAGACGTACAAGGTTACAGTCACCCGTGCAGCGGAAGAGGGAGGCAACACTGGCCCTGAATTGAGCAGCAACGCGGATTTGAACGGCTTAACGCTGTCGAGCGGCGAACTGAGTCCGAGTTATGCGTCAGGGACAACCGCCTACACGGCCACGGTGCCAAATTCCGTAACAAGCTTTACCGTAACGGCAAGCGTGTACGATAGCAAATCGACGATGACCGTTAATGGGAATGTTGTGGCAAGCGGTGAGCCGAGTGGCGCGATCCACCTTAATGTAGGAAACAATACGATTACGATTGTAGTGACGGCGCAGAACGGCACAACGAAGACGTACACGGTTACAGTGACCCGTGCAGCGGAAGAGGGAGGCAACACTGGCCCTGAATTGAGCAGCAACGCGGATTTGAGTAGCTTAACGCTGTCGAGCGGTGAACTGAGTCCGGCGTTTGTACCGGGGACAACCGCGTACACGGCTGCGGTGCCAAACTCCGTAACAAGCATTACCGTAACGGCAAGCGTGTACGATAACAAAGCGACGATGACCGTTAATGGGAATGCTGTGGCAAGCGGTGAGCCGAGTGGTGCGATCCACCTTAATGTAGGAAACAATACGATTACGATTGTAGTGACGGCGCAGAACAGCACAACGAAGACGTACAAGGTTACAGTGACCCGTGCAGCGGAAGAGGGAGGCAACACTGGCCCTGAATTGAGCAGCAACGCGGATTTGAACGGCTTAACGCTGTCGAGCGGCGAACTGAGTCCGGCGTTTGTACCGGGGACAACCGCCTACACGGCTGCGGTGCCAAATTCCGTAACAAGCTTTACCGTAACGGCAAGCGTGTACGATAGCAAAGCGACGATGACCGTTAATGGGAATGCTGTGGCAAGCGGTGAGCCGAGTGGTGCGATCCACCTTAATGTAGGAAACAATGCGATTACGATTGTAGTGACGGCGCAGAACAGCACAACGAAGACGTACAAGGTTACAGTGACCCGTGCAGCGGAAGAGGGAGGCAACACTGGCCCTGAATTGAGCAGCAACGCGGATTTGAACGGCTTAACGCTGTCGAGCGGCGAACTGAGTCCGGCGTTTGTACCGGGGACAACCGCCTACACGGCCACGGTGCCAAATTCCGTAACAAGCTTTACCGTAACGGCAAGCGTGTACGATAGCAAAGCGACGATGACCGTTAATGGGAATGCTGTGGCAAGCGGTGTGCCGAGTGGTGCGATCCACCTTAATGTAGGAAACAATGCGATTACGATTGTAGTGACGGCGCAGAACAGCACAACGAAGACGTACAAGGTTACAGTGACCCGTGCAGCGGAAGAGGGAGGCAACACTGGCCCTGAATTGAGCAGCAACGCGGATTTGAACGGCGTAACGCTGTCGAGTGGTGAACTGAGTCCGGCGTTTGTACCGGGGACAACCGCCTACACGGCTGCGGTGCCAAACTCCATATTAAGTCTCACCGTAACGGCAATTGTGTACGATAGTAAATCGACGATGACCGTTAATGGGAATGCTGTGGCAAGCGGTGAGCCGAGTGGTGCGATCCACCTTAATGTAGGAAACAATACGATTACGATTGTAGTGACGGCGCAGAACGGCACAACGAAGACGTACAAGGTTACAGTGACCCGTGCAGCGGAAGAGGGAGGCAACACTGGCCCTGAATTGAGCAGCAACGCGGATTTAAGCGGCTTAGCGCTGTCGAGCGGCGAACTGAGTCCGGCGTTTGTACCGGGGACAACCGCCTACACGGCTGCGGTGCCAAATTCCGTAACAAGCTTTACCGTAACGGCAAGCGTGTACGATAGCAAAGCGACGATGACCGTTAATGGGAATGCTGTGGCAAGCGGTGAGCCGAGTGGTGCCGTCCATCTGCAGGTCGGGAGTAACCCAATCGTTATCGTAGTGACGGCGCAGAACGGCACAACGAAGACGTACAAGGTTACAGTGACCCGTGCAGCGGAAGAGGGAGGCAACACTGGCCCTGAATTGAGCAGCAACGCAGACTTGAGCGGCTTAACGATGTCGAGTGGCGAACTGAGTCCGGCGTTTGTACCGGGGACAATCGTTTACACGGCCATGGTGCCGAATTCCGTATCCAGCCTTACCGTAACGGCAAGCGTGTACGATAGTAAATCGACGATGACCGTTAATGGGAATGCTGTGGCAAGCGGTGTGCCGAGTGATGCCGTCCATCTGCAGGTCGGGAGTAACCCAATCGTTATCGTAGTGACGGCACAAAACGGTACAACGAAGACGTACAAGGTTACAGTGACCCGTGCAGCGGAAGAGGGAGGCAACACTGGCCCTGAATTGAGCAGCAACGCAGACTTGAGCGGCTTAACGATGTCGAGTGGCGAACTGAGTCCGGCGTTTGTACCGGGGACAATCGTTTACACGGCCATGGTGCCGAATTCCGTATCCAGCCTTACCGTAACGGCAAGTGCGCAAGATAGCGGTGCGACGATAACGGTAAATGGAAATACCGTTGCAAGCGGCGAGCCGAGCGGTGCGATCTACCTGAATGCAGGAAACAATGCGATCACGATTGCAGTGACGGCGCAGAACGGTGCTGGAAAAACCTATACGATAAACGTGACTAGAGCAAGTTCGTCACGCAGTCCATCATCGCCGTCGTCAAATCAATCGACCCCCATCAATACGAATGCCGTATCGATTGATGGTGTGCTTACGGATGCGCCGGTAACAAAAGAAATGACCGATGACGGTCAGGCCGTTACGAAAGTAACGATAGATGCAGACAAATTGGCCAAAATCCTGGTTTCCGGGCAAAATTCGGTGATTGCCATTGAAGTCAACAATACCGATCCGGTGGTCAAGGTGGAGCTTCCCGCATCGGCTCTATTGGATGCGGCAAGCAAAAAGCCGGGCGTCATCGTTCAAATCAAGGTGGATGGCGCGAGTTATAGTCTTCCTGTCAGTGCGTTAAAGAACGTACCGAAAGATACGGTAGTCACCGTCATCATTTCGAAAGTATCGGGCAAAACAAATGACGATGTGAATGCAGCCGCTGCGAAGCTTGGGGTGAAGCCGTTACTGGGCAACCCGGTTGATTTCAAGGTAAGTTTTTCCGGCAAAGATGTAACCGATTTTAACGGAAAATACGTGGACCGCACCTTGATCCTGAAATCTGCGGCGGATTTTCAAAAGGCAACGGCAGTGTGGATCGATGCGAGCAACAAGCTGCATTTTATTCCGTCCTCTTTTTCCGACAACACAGTTACCATTCATTCTTCGCATAATAGTATTTATACCGTGATTCAATCGGATAAAGCCTTCGCCGACCTGGAAGGGCATTGGGCCAAAGCGGATGTGGAAATGCTGGCGAACAAGCTGGTTGTAGAAGGGGCAGCGGATAACACATTTGCGCCTGACAACAACATTACACGCGCCGAATTTGCGGCACTTCTCGTACGTTCGCTCGGACTTCTTGAAGAAAACCCCGTGCATCCGTTAACGGACGTGAACGAAGGCGATTGGTACGCCGGAGCTGTAGGTGCAGCGCAGAAGGCAGGATTGATCAGCGGCTATGAAGAAGGAGACTTCAAACCCAATGCGAGCATAACTCGCGAGGAAATGGTTGCGATGATCGCGCGGGCGCTCAAAGTTGGAGGGATAGAGGTAAAAACGGACGCGAAAGCGCTGGATCGGTTCGCTGACAAGTCTGGAATTGCAGATTGGGCCAAAGACGCAGCGGCTCAAATGCTCGCAGCCAACATTGTGCAAGGCATGACCAATACGACGTTTGCCGCCAAAGAGAATGCTACACGCGCACAAAGCGCATCACTGTTGAAGAGAATGCTGCAATACATGCATTTTATTAATTAG
- a CDS encoding response regulator, producing MIRVMIVEDEKPILELMKRLVSQHAGLEVVGAFTSPMDALSQYPFLLPDAVFLDVEMPRMGGIELAEKLKELNEDVQVVFTTAYPGYAVEAFRVNALDYLLKPVTPDTLKRVVAKLLKYRALHTARRPLAQADEVPFVQCLGTFETRGKDGALLNWPTRKTEELFAYLVAYPNRHAGKWRLTELLWPDLEEDRALHNLHNTVYRLKKTLKDARMDLELIHSNEGYLLQAGPGFSDLEQLRGFMDQKAEVDEQNAAAGVKLLRSCTGNLFGGKDYVWSLGLASVVSDQMASLCRMIAKFYAAAGDRTALKETMRTYLSVAHLDEEMTERLLRLYAEDGETNLFRVHYESYVKQLETELGLMPSNEIRELAARIMSM from the coding sequence TTGATACGTGTCATGATCGTGGAGGACGAGAAGCCGATATTGGAACTTATGAAGAGGCTTGTTTCTCAGCATGCCGGGCTGGAAGTCGTCGGCGCGTTCACAAGCCCGATGGACGCCTTGAGCCAGTATCCGTTCCTGCTGCCTGACGCGGTTTTTCTCGATGTCGAGATGCCGCGCATGGGGGGGATCGAGCTGGCGGAAAAGCTAAAAGAGCTGAACGAAGATGTGCAGGTCGTATTTACTACGGCCTATCCGGGGTATGCGGTCGAAGCGTTCCGCGTCAACGCGCTTGATTATTTGTTGAAGCCGGTAACGCCGGATACGTTGAAGCGGGTCGTTGCCAAGCTATTGAAATACAGGGCTCTGCATACCGCAAGGCGACCGCTGGCACAAGCCGATGAGGTGCCGTTCGTTCAATGTCTCGGCACATTCGAAACGAGGGGGAAGGACGGAGCCTTGCTGAATTGGCCGACTCGGAAGACGGAAGAACTGTTTGCGTATCTGGTGGCTTACCCGAACCGGCATGCCGGCAAATGGCGGTTGACTGAGCTCCTTTGGCCGGACCTCGAAGAGGACCGGGCGCTGCACAACTTGCATAACACGGTGTACAGACTCAAAAAGACGTTAAAGGATGCGAGGATGGACTTGGAATTAATTCATTCCAATGAAGGTTATCTTTTACAAGCGGGACCGGGTTTTTCGGATTTGGAGCAGCTTCGGGGATTCATGGACCAAAAAGCGGAGGTCGATGAACAAAACGCAGCCGCGGGAGTTAAACTGCTTCGTTCCTGCACAGGCAACTTGTTCGGGGGCAAAGATTACGTATGGAGTTTGGGGCTTGCGTCCGTAGTATCCGATCAGATGGCGTCGCTTTGCCGGATGATCGCGAAGTTTTATGCCGCAGCCGGCGATCGGACAGCGTTGAAGGAAACGATGCGCACCTACTTGTCGGTGGCCCATCTGGACGAGGAAATGACGGAGCGGCTTTTACGCCTGTATGCCGAGGACGGGGAAACGAATTTGTTTCGTGTGCATTACGAGAGTTATGTAAAACAGCTGGAAACGGAGCTTGGCCTGATGCCTTCGAACGAAATTCGAGAGCTTGCTGCACGGATAATGTCGATGTGA